cgtaggcaggtaagagtttttttattttttatttgcagcccggaccggataaaataagaaaagtggatgccggactactcctttaaaggggtactccagtgccccggcgttcggaacatttagagcCAAAAGCTGGGTGCTGGCTGCGGGGTCGTGACgtaacagccacgccccctcaatgcaagtctatgggagggggcgtacaccccctcccatagacttgcattgagggggtgtggccgtgatgtcacgaccccgcagCCTCCACccagcttttggaactaaatgttccggacgctggggcagtggagtacccctttaataggtgatGTGTTCAGTTTTGGTTGGTTCTGCAGATCCTCACCTTTGTATAGTTTCCTCCTGCTCCTTAACCATGTGAGCTAACTGTTGGAAGATGGAGCCCAGTTCCACTATGGTGGATTCTATGTTCTGCATAGTGTTTGCTCGGCTCTGAATATACGAATCCTGAAAGAGAATAAGTAATTTTTCAAGTTGAAATTGGGTTTAAACTCTCATCAACACAGTTCATCATGGGAAGGGTAAGGCGTAGAGCATACGtgtcaaagaaaataaataaaatttcattTTCTGTCAAGAActgtaaagtgctgcagaatttgttagattattaataaatattatgaataataaaaaaatatatattaaaaataaaaaattataaaaatactagcttttgcccacatcttcgctcgcgttaaatttggggtaacatagatctactttttacgatcctatagtaatgaggccgctctgagtaaagtctacgggcatccaaacaacccaaattctttcaactttgatcgccgcgtctaaagagataatgccggacatctgccggaacggcaatgtccggcattagccatgggtcctgatagcagccaggactgtgcaggtatgatgcgagctcagctcctgacctcgcttcataaccctcccatgcCGCAGCGCCAGGTATACCCGGCATTCTGCGGCAAGGGgataattcatacaaactttgaacccaCGTTTCACCCCTTCAGGTGTGGAATTTTAGGAAATgttaaaacacgtgtttctttCATGCTTCTGGCTTCAAAAATGACGAATTtgcatacaaactttcaacccctatTTCACCCCTAAAAGGAGTAGTCGACGCAcacttctcattttatcccgtctgggctgcaaaataaaagaaaacaaaactttctcttacctgccaacgagcccccggagctccggtacaggtgttcggtccccgggctgtattcttcttacttcctgttaacccggcacgtcacacggagcttcagcccaacaggaagtaagaagaatacagcccggcgaccgaacacctgtaccggagtgtaccggagctccgggggctcgctggcaggtaagagaaactttgttttctttttattttgcagcccggacgggataaaatgagaaatgtgcgtgccggactactcctttaagggttgaatttcgaaaaaccctttcttattcctcgtctacgtcaacacctgtgaaaaaattcagctttctaggtccaagggtttaggctgggcgttgagaAAGGCCTtctcatatattatatattatatagattaaattaatttattaataaatatttgtatcatttggaataattttttgatttattattaatactaataataaatatgaaaaattataaatgaaaaaattacaaatattaaaataataaattattatttttattatttataattcattattattatttctcctAGGGACACGTCAAATGCTTTTATAGGTTGGGGTCTGAGTGACCAGACTCTGACCTATCACTAGAATGAGCAGACACAGATGTTCTTGCTGTGTCTATGGATGAGAGATCAgcttggtcacatgacacagGCAAGCGAAAACGCACACTTTTCCCGCCCCGTTTTAGCAATTggttcactgaatttagcagaggacctactggacatatttaaataAGTGACCCCCTCATTGAActcctgttcacctacactataatccagtgtattgggttgaGTGTGGCCGACAGTTTATATACCTGCCTATATATAAGAGACATGTATGCACAACTTGACCAATCGCTATTAGAAAAAGTTTTAAATCTAAGGTTTTGCTTTGATAAGACTTTCATGAGTTTTCTTGTTTACATAACGTCAtgccaatgtttcctaaccagggtgcctccagctgttgcaaaactacaattcccagcatgccaggacagccgttggcgacTTTGTGATAAAATATATAGTTATGGTGATAtatgtatttgttttttaatccagTTTTAAAAAGGGTTTGTCAAAGTGTAAAAACTGTCCCATTATGCCGGGCAGTGAAAGAGCAAACCCTCAGGAATAACTATTCTCTCTTGGTTCCTACCTGCTCATCTATTAGCGTCAACTGTTGACTGACTTTGGAATCCATCTCTATTGTCACCTCGCCATTTCTACGGGAATCGTCTTGAAAGAGAACTGATGGCCCTGGAAATAAGAAGAAAGGTTATAAGGCTAttatactactaccaccactacaaaaaaaaatatatatatagtaataataaaaaataatcattctATCAATAATATTTCTAAGCAttctattaatataataataatcataatatcaataataatagtaataaaaatagtaAGAAACACTAAAAatgcaataataataaataatttcaacaaaaaataattcaaaatgataataatattaacaataataagaaaatactaataaaatagtaaacaaaaaatgcaataatactaataaaaataaatgctaaaaaaaaaaaattgcaataaacACAAACTATAATTATATTAAAATGACAATACTAAAAATACTAAAATAATTAATCATTAAtaatatattatgttattaccgtatttatcggggtataccacgcaccggcctataacacgcaccctcattttaccaaggatatttgggtaaaaaaagtttttcacttaaatatccatggtaaaatgagggtgcgtgtgtgcgcgtgtataccccgatacacccccaggaaaggcagggggagagaggccgtcgctacccgcttctctcccccttcctttcctggggtctagagccctgctgccggcccttctctcccccttgctatcggcgccgctgcccgttctgtccacctgactatcggtgccggcgccccattgccagcgccgatagccagggggagagaagcggcgccgacagccagcggcgccgacagccacgttgcctccccccatccccggttgcataattacctgttgccgggtccgcgctgcttcaggcctccggtgtgcatcccctgcatcgttgctatgcacggcgcggcgcggcgcactgacgtcatgcgccgctgccccttctctccccctggctgacggcgctgcttctctccccctggctatcggcgccggcaatggggcgccggcaccgatagtcagggggacagaacgggcagcggcgccgatagccagggggagagaagggctggcaacagggctctagaccccaggaaaggcagtgggagagaagcgggcagcgacggcctctctccccctgcctttcctgggggtgtatcggcgtataacacgcacatagactttaggctaaaaattttagcctaaaaagtgcgtgttatacgccgataaatacggtatattatatttttagtatattactattactatttttattttattagtattttattaatatttaacacaaaaaaaactaaacaaaactttTCACTACAACGATGTCAATGTGAAAGTGGCAACAAAAGACGGGTGTGAACAGTCACATTAGAGGAGTGGCATGGAAGGGAAGCATATGAAAAACATGGGGGTTACATTATACCCTGACAGATTTACCCATGCTTTTGTTATGGAGAGGGAGAGTGGAGACCTGGCCCTGAGAGAACTGTTCTCTGCGGCTTCGTTGCTGTTTTAGATTCTGTTGTATAAAAGACAAAAATTGTAACGTTTAAAAAGGCTCCAAAAGATAAGTACAACTATAGTTTTCTCTCCATTATCCCTGGTGGAAAAACCCAAAATAGTAACTCACCTCTGTTCTTACTTCTAATACAGACTTGAAATCGTTTGACATTGTTGCCAGTTTTGActagaaaaagaaagaaacagaAGAATTGTATTCGTTAAAATTtgggttttatataatgtaagtcaatgggaaacagATTTTACTGTATAGAATACAGTAGCGTCTGTTTCTAACATccgttaacattttattttatttttaattccgcatggagattccacagcagcagatttCTGGCACGGGTTTATGGAGACAGCGCATTTTCGCTGTTATGCTGGCGTCCGtagtctgcagaatgtccgcatggagattccgacatctgaacatagccttactctgAGTTGATATCTATGTAGTCAGAATATCGCTacctaagggtccattcacactttccaatttccgcaagtggaaattcaaaagtgtgaatgggagtgcggaatcccatagaagtctttgggctttaatttgagggcgaaattctgcaagcagaaattctgctgtgtgaatagacccaaagggtacattcacacaagcggatttacagcgtattttacgctccggatccgctggtgaaggccccgctctatgctttATCTACATGTGCCTGTTGGAAGCGGCAATacgcgctaccagcagacacacacagtcGTTTTTacatgggggaggggcaaaccgggttctcccgtaccccagccggatcagcgctgaaatccatttactttaataagCCGACCGGCGTCAAacgaacggtgactccggtcggctcatttctgacctgtatctggttttgcgacaggacctaaaaccgcagtatactacggttttaggtccggtcaggaaaccgcatacgagtaaaaaatgagccgacccgagtcaccatttgactccggtcggctaattaaaGTAAATTGATTTCAGcactgatccggctggggtacgggagaacccggtttgcccctcccccagctggatccggcacctgtaaagtaaaaacgaagtgtgaatgaagcctatggctgcattcacactttgtttcaTCCATACAGGGACCTGATCCCCAGGGCTGGGGGaatgggaaaaccgggcgctcccgtatcccagccagacatTTGAATGAGCCGTGAATGATAGTGACTCGGGTCagctcatttctgccccgtatccggttttctggccACCCTGAAAACTGCAGCAtaccaaatgaatgagatgggggccgggtccggctgggatacgggagcgcccggttttcccatcccccagccAGATTCTGTACCCGTATGGATGAAACGTAGTGCGAATGCAGCCGAAGACTAAATGAACATTGTGAATCCATGTCAGGAGCATCAGCCAGCTATCTACAGTACTGCAGAGACTCAACATCAACAAAACCGTAGGTAGTCTGTAATGAAAAATTGCTTAATTTCAcattaatatacagtggtccctcaagttacaatattaattggttccaggatgaccattgtatgttgaaaccattgtatgttgaaaccagaactctatggaaacctggtaattggttccgaagccaccaaaatttcatccaaaaataggaaaaagtgaggattaaacaaaaataagtaaatagctaatatagataaagcaaatccatacatataaaagtaataaagatctgctgggagctgtaatcactgtctatatagaggacaggagcttcttcagggtcctgtacagaacacagtgtcctaaaaaagtaatggatccgccctcacctgatgtccaaaggagcagctaaccctggtacaggtaaagagtacaggacatgtaatacccccctgtactgtagggggcgctaccagacaccagtcagtgcatacacttgagtaatacaggggttttaccagtgaatgcccattctgattggtcagaacttccggccattgacacgttttgcagatctgaactgtctgtacattgtatgatgggtctggtttcaagttacaatggttcagaaaagaccattgtattttgaggccattgtaagttgagggatcactaatttatatatatatatatatatatatatatatatatatatatatatatatatatatatatatgtatatatgtatatattatatttatatatatatatatatatatatatatatatatatatatatatatatatatatatatatatatttatttatttattattatttcgtGCAAGAGGTGTCCACAGCCtgaaaaataccccaaaaatttaGTTGTGTACATATGACCATATACTGCTTTTTTTAGGCCATTAGGCTGTATTTTGGAATAAGGAAAGACAGTTCTATATTAGTTATGAGATTGTAGCAATTTGTCAATCTCCATATGTTAACCACCTCACCTGAAGGGAGACAACCACAGTATTCGAATGGGTCTGGAGATGCCGTCCGCTCTGACTGCCCCTAGCTCTCACAAAGGACTGCAACTGCGCAATCTGCTGATTCAAACTATTTATGTCCTGTGGAATATAAAAATGCATGTATCAGGCTACGTTTCCACTCAGttctttttttctggcagtttttggatatctgccactgcagtttttgagccaaagccagaaatgtattcaaaaggaatgggaaatataaaggaaggacttccacttctcctcccttatggatccacttctgactttggctcaaaaactacagtggcagatctccaaaaactgccagaaaaaaaaaacaagtggatacTTAGCCTTAGAGAGgcatacaaaaagtaaaaaagataaaaaatacgtAGGATAGTTAAATCTATGTTGCCAATAAAAGCACCTACTTGTTTAATAATATATGTCAGTTCCTCAATTTCCACAGCTTTGTCATCAAAAAGAGACTTCCTTTTAGCCACtgtaggaaaaagaaaaaataacttgTTACTTTTAACTTGTTTTTCATTGCACATAATGTAGATGACAACATGTGAAATGGTCAGAGATaagatggttaaaggggtactccaattaaaaacttattttttttttttttaaatcaactggtgccagaaagttaaacagatttgtaaattacttctattaaaaaatcttaatccttctagtacttattagctgctgaatactacagtggaaattcttttccgtttgaaacacagagctgtctattgacctcatgagcacagtgctctctgctgacatctctgtccattttaggaactgtccagggtaaaaggaaatccccatagcaaacatatgctgctctggacagttcctaaaatggacagagatgtcagcagagagcactgtgctcgtgatgtcagcagaaagctctgtgtttcaaaaagaaaataatttccgctgtagtattcagcagctaataagtactggaaggattaagattttttaatacaagtaatttacaaatctgtttaactttctggcaccagttgatttaaaaaaaaaaaaaaaagtttttaatcggagtacccctttaatcttcacaGCAATCTAGAAAAAGGACAGAGGCAGCCAGGACTGTACGGACTGCAAGTGGCGTACATGAGCCCAATACAAGTAACTACTGTATGTTAaaagattttaaaatttttgtttcTAATCtgcttctattttctgattgtaaatatatatatttttttgtatattatgggggctgccatttTGTCATTCAGACCACTGAAGAAGGAGGTAGACACCAGAAGAGTGTCTGGTCATTGTACATTTGTGACCCTATAATATTGAAAACTATTTGCAACAAACCAATTAACGAAAAGATCTGCTTGACTCCAAAAACGGTCAATCCCCCGGAGCGTGCACTCCACCATGAGGACGCAACATTAGACCACAACAGGACTTCTCTCCCATCTCCCCCAGGCTCGCAGAGGCAGAGGCCACGCACGGGGCTGGAGCCTGGGAGAAGAGATCACACAACTTCGTAACTAGCACCAAccttttcacgccccctcccatacacttacattgagtgggcgtggcgtgacataatgtgagggcggggctatgacgccacgagctcccggcgccggctccagcgttcggaacagtttgttccaaacactaagcagagaagtacccctttaaaaagtacaaTATAAAAGCAAGTCCTACCATGTGGTTGGCAACACCAAATACAAATACAGGAGGGAGAATCCAACACGGAACAATTGCAGTACAAAAAtccagtttatttaaaataaaatgtcaaggTTGTAACACAGTTTTGGGTGTTGCCACCCTTAGTCATACCATACATGTCTTTgacttatatttttttaataaacaggaTTTCGGCACTACAATTGTTCAGTGCTGGATTCGCTAtcctaaacaaaacaaaaacaacacgACAATGGCTCATATTTATCAAACTGCCTGAAACCCAAACTGTCTGGTAgtttgcctataacaaccaatcacagctcagcttttatgttACCAgaactcattaaaggggttattcacacgAACGGATCCACAGTGTACttcacgctgcggatccgcctctgaaggaccctctgtattctaccttcacatgtgcctgctcgtgcagacacactgaaacgacgtgcgagtcgcagcgcatgcgcggtgtactcgcacgcaTCGCGGCCTCTCCCCCTGCtgaatgagctaggccgagagctgccgcgatgtgcgagtatactgtgcatgcgtgCGGCGCACATTGCACTGTGTTTGCTCGTAgtagcgtattgccgctccgagcaggcacatgtaaaggcagaatgCAGAGGGttcttcagtggcggatccgcagcacaATAcgcacggaaaatccgcttgtctgaacgtaccccaatagtgattttagtacttaccaggcagacagtttagacagtattggacatgcttaggaaggatctgtgctggtCTTGGAGCTATACGGCTATGttctgagtccaccataacac
The sequence above is a segment of the Hyla sarda isolate aHylSar1 chromosome 6, aHylSar1.hap1, whole genome shotgun sequence genome. Coding sequences within it:
- the STX5 gene encoding syntaxin-5; translated protein: MNARKRHGSRNTDNGVYVGPPQTQVLPSQAVPEVLPPPTLVPPANNMSCRDRTAEFMSACKSLRGRQNGIQLSNPSLSAVKQRSEFTLMAKRIGKDLSNTFTKLEKLTILAKRKSLFDDKAVEIEELTYIIKQDINSLNQQIAQLQSFVRARGSQSGRHLQTHSNTVVVSLQSKLATMSNDFKSVLEVRTENLKQQRSRREQFSQGQVSTLPLHNKSMGPSVLFQDDSRRNGEVTIEMDSKVSQQLTLIDEQDSYIQSRANTMQNIESTIVELGSIFQQLAHMVKEQEETIQRIDGNVEDTQLNVEAAHSEILKYFQSVTSNRWLMIKIFLILIVFFIIFVVFLA